A genomic region of Rhinatrema bivittatum unplaced genomic scaffold, aRhiBiv1.1, whole genome shotgun sequence contains the following coding sequences:
- the NFKBIE gene encoding NF-kappa-B inhibitor epsilon, giving the protein MRNEGANSFLHLAIIHSVPDIALYFISLVTPEVLEIQNDLYQAPLHLAVYLDQLDVVRALVRKGVNLELQDQNGNTALHLACEWDHVGCARILLQEDQPEDGSQARPNLQLQNWKGLACLHIATLKRSCSLISLLLRGGADINAQEGTSGKTPLHLAVETHDRSVAGYLLRKGALVDALMFNGCTPLHLAVGRRDAGMAGLLCHSGADTLLRNVEDETAQDLADGNEDLLALLPFDDLKISGKPVVCGEGPRRRPYNSKRGKEG; this is encoded by the exons ATGCGGAATGAGGGTGCCAACTC CTTCCTGCACCTGGCCATTATCCACAGCGTTCCCGATATTGCTCTTTACTTTATTTCCCTGGTCACCCCTGAAGTGCTGGAGATCCAGAATGACCTATACCAG GCTCCTCTCCACCTGGCGGTGTACCTGGATCAGCTGGACGTAGTGCGGGCCCTGGTGCGGAAAGGCGTGAACCTTGAACTGCAGGACCAGAATGGAAACACCGCCCTGCACTTAGCCTGTGAGTGGGATCACGTGGGCTGTGCCCGGATACTGCTGCAGGAGGACCAGCCCGAGGACGGCTCCCAGGCCCGGCCGAACCTGCAGCTGCAGAACTGGAAAG gtTTAGCTTGCCTGCACATTGCTACCCTGAAGCGGAGCTGCTCCCTCATCTCCCTGCTGCTCCGGGGAGGCGCCGACATTAATGCGCAG GAGGGAACCAGCGGGAAGACCCCCCTGCACCTGGCGGTGGAGACGCACGACCGCAGCGTGGCGGGATACCTGCTGAGGAAGGGCGCGCTGGTGGACGCGCTGATGTTTAACGGCTGCACGCCGCTGCACCTGGCCGTGGGCAGGAGGGACGCTGGCATGGCCGGCCTCTTGTGCCATTCAGGAGCCGACACCCTGCTGAGGAACGTGGAGGACGAGACCGCACAGGACCTGGCAGACGGCAACGAGGAC ctTCTTGCCCTTCTACCCTTTGATGACCTGAAGATTTCGGGGAAGCCGGTGGTGTGCGGGGAGGGACCCCGCAGGCGTCCGTACAACTCCAAGAGAGGAAAGGAGGGCTAA